From Pontibacter actiniarum, a single genomic window includes:
- a CDS encoding META domain-containing protein has translation MKRLIRILPALLLPILVGAGCTAQKAQLASEVYTIKDAYWSLVSLEGQDVQRPQDTKTAFIRFQENENDVHGFTGCNKFFGKYEEGGERLQLVNLSTTRMACPDMEQENKLMNVLRSVDSYRITDNILILYNKGTAVATFMTGTEQSIDNEVPEDIVPELDSVSIY, from the coding sequence ATGAAAAGATTGATAAGAATATTGCCGGCCCTGCTGCTGCCCATCCTGGTGGGCGCAGGTTGCACGGCGCAAAAGGCGCAGTTAGCCTCAGAAGTATACACCATCAAGGATGCCTACTGGAGCCTTGTATCGCTGGAGGGGCAGGATGTGCAGCGCCCGCAGGACACCAAAACCGCTTTCATCCGCTTTCAGGAGAACGAGAACGATGTGCACGGCTTTACCGGGTGCAACAAATTCTTCGGCAAGTATGAGGAGGGCGGCGAGCGCCTGCAGCTCGTTAACCTGAGCACCACCCGCATGGCCTGCCCGGATATGGAGCAGGAAAACAAGCTTATGAACGTACTGCGGAGCGTGGACAGCTACCGCATTACCGACAACATACTTATCCTGTACAACAAAGGCACCGCCGTGGCCACCTTTATGACGGGCACGGAGCAGAGCATCGACAACGAAGTGCCCGAGGACATTGTGCCGGAGCTGGACAGCGTGAGCATCTATTAA
- a CDS encoding amidohydrolase family protein yields the protein MKKIFTIAACLALGAGSVMAQETFPRNGVYDERSGLVAFTNATVHTNYKTAIPNATLIIRNGKVEAVGANLKVPAGAVVMDAKGKHIYPGLVDMYTSYGLPEVKAERRNWRAAPQMESTKEGAFNWNEAIRPETNAVELFKIDSKQAAELRKQGFGTVLAVHRDGIARGTAALVTLAEKRENEVILKDKAAGALSFDKGTSKQDYPNSLMGSVALLRQTYLDAQWNAQNPGKEQNISLKAFSQSNSYPQIFEAENKLNALRADKVGDEFGKQYIIKGAGDEYQALPQIKATNAPIILSLEFPSAYNVEDPFDARRVSLEDMKHWEMAPANAALLQKAGVTIAFTANDLKDKKDFLPNLRKAVKYGLSEEEALKALTATPAKLLNADNMVGSLNKGMLANFIITTDNLFSEEGVILENWVQGEQYKISEVPADYRGVYTLKLGNGAERKLLIAGSAEKPELKVIAQDTVKGNISFKGNLVTISFAENKDSKESIRLSGWVADKNLQGEGQLPNASSVKWVAAYSEAMTEQEKKDRAKKEADTSVGSMIFPFRAYGQTELPKQETVLIKNATVWTNEKDGKLENADVLLKNGKIAKVGKNLSENGAKVVDGTGKHVTPGIIDEHSHIALDDVNEGTQSVTSEVRMADVVNPEDINIYRQLAGGVTTSQLLHGSANPIGGQSAIVKLRWGKSAEEMLVKDADPYIKFALGENVKQSNWGSTQTIRFPQSRMGVEQVYVDAFTRAKEYEQAWKSYNKLSKREKSKTAAPRRDLELEALVEILNDKRFITCHSYVQSEINMLMKVADEMGFKVNTFTHILEGYKVADKMKEHGVGGSTFGDWWAYKMEVKDAIPQNAGIMNQMGIVTAINSDDAEMARRLNQEAAKSVKYTGMSEEDALKMVTLNPAKLLHLDDRMGSIKEGKDADVVLWNDNPLSIYAKPLKTFVDGVAYYDVERDEQMRQDLEKERMRLVQKMLNEKTGGAKTQAVKSSKVHVVHCEDVAHNEEESYFAY from the coding sequence ATGAAGAAAATCTTTACCATTGCGGCCTGTCTTGCTTTAGGAGCAGGCAGTGTGATGGCGCAGGAGACTTTTCCGCGCAATGGAGTGTACGATGAGCGCTCCGGGCTTGTGGCCTTTACCAACGCCACCGTCCACACCAATTATAAAACAGCCATCCCTAACGCTACACTTATTATCCGTAACGGCAAAGTAGAGGCGGTGGGTGCTAACCTGAAAGTACCTGCAGGAGCTGTGGTAATGGATGCAAAGGGCAAACATATTTATCCGGGCCTTGTGGATATGTACACCAGCTATGGTTTGCCAGAAGTGAAGGCAGAGCGCAGGAACTGGCGCGCAGCCCCACAAATGGAATCTACCAAAGAAGGAGCCTTTAACTGGAATGAGGCCATCAGACCGGAGACAAACGCAGTAGAACTATTCAAAATAGACAGCAAACAGGCTGCAGAGCTGCGCAAGCAAGGCTTCGGTACGGTGTTGGCCGTACACCGCGATGGTATTGCCCGCGGAACAGCTGCACTGGTAACATTAGCTGAAAAACGCGAGAACGAAGTAATATTGAAAGACAAAGCCGCCGGCGCACTATCTTTTGATAAAGGTACTTCTAAGCAGGATTACCCAAACTCCTTGATGGGATCTGTGGCATTGCTTCGCCAGACCTATTTAGATGCTCAGTGGAATGCGCAGAACCCGGGCAAAGAGCAGAACATTTCGCTAAAAGCTTTCTCGCAGTCTAACAGCTATCCGCAGATTTTTGAGGCTGAAAATAAACTGAATGCGCTTCGTGCCGATAAAGTAGGCGATGAGTTTGGCAAGCAGTATATTATAAAAGGTGCAGGTGATGAGTACCAGGCACTGCCGCAGATTAAAGCTACAAACGCACCCATCATCCTATCGCTGGAGTTCCCAAGTGCTTACAACGTCGAAGACCCGTTTGATGCACGCCGTGTGTCATTGGAAGATATGAAGCACTGGGAAATGGCGCCAGCCAACGCTGCCCTGTTGCAGAAAGCCGGTGTTACCATTGCCTTCACAGCGAACGACCTGAAGGACAAGAAAGACTTTTTGCCAAACCTGCGCAAAGCCGTGAAGTATGGCTTGAGCGAAGAAGAGGCCTTGAAAGCTTTAACAGCTACACCAGCTAAATTACTAAATGCTGATAACATGGTGGGTAGCTTAAACAAAGGTATGCTGGCTAACTTCATCATCACCACCGACAATCTTTTCTCTGAAGAGGGTGTCATCTTAGAAAACTGGGTACAGGGTGAGCAATACAAGATATCAGAAGTTCCAGCCGATTACCGTGGTGTTTATACTTTAAAATTAGGAAACGGAGCAGAGCGTAAACTGCTTATTGCAGGCTCAGCCGAAAAACCTGAACTGAAAGTGATTGCACAGGATACTGTGAAAGGCAACATCAGCTTTAAAGGAAATTTGGTTACCATCTCTTTTGCAGAGAACAAAGACAGTAAAGAGAGTATCCGCCTGAGCGGTTGGGTAGCAGATAAAAACCTGCAAGGGGAAGGTCAGCTGCCAAATGCCTCTTCCGTTAAATGGGTAGCTGCTTACTCTGAGGCTATGACGGAGCAGGAGAAGAAAGACCGTGCTAAGAAAGAAGCTGACACCAGCGTAGGAAGTATGATCTTCCCTTTCCGTGCATACGGACAGACTGAGCTGCCAAAGCAAGAAACCGTGCTTATCAAGAATGCCACTGTCTGGACGAACGAGAAGGATGGCAAACTGGAGAACGCTGATGTGTTGCTGAAGAATGGCAAAATAGCCAAAGTAGGTAAGAACCTGAGCGAAAACGGTGCTAAAGTGGTTGACGGTACGGGCAAACATGTAACACCGGGCATCATTGATGAGCACTCTCACATTGCCCTGGATGATGTAAACGAGGGTACACAGTCTGTAACTTCAGAAGTTAGAATGGCCGATGTAGTGAACCCAGAGGACATTAACATCTACCGCCAATTGGCAGGTGGCGTAACAACGTCTCAGTTGCTGCACGGCTCTGCTAACCCGATTGGTGGGCAGTCGGCTATCGTGAAGCTGCGTTGGGGCAAGAGTGCGGAAGAAATGCTGGTGAAAGATGCTGACCCATACATCAAGTTTGCTTTAGGTGAAAACGTGAAGCAGTCTAACTGGGGTAGTACACAGACGATCCGTTTCCCGCAGTCAAGAATGGGTGTGGAGCAGGTATATGTAGATGCCTTTACCCGTGCCAAAGAGTATGAGCAAGCCTGGAAGAGCTATAACAAGCTAAGCAAGCGTGAGAAATCTAAAACAGCTGCTCCTCGCCGCGACCTGGAACTGGAAGCCTTAGTGGAAATTTTAAATGACAAGCGCTTTATCACCTGCCACTCTTACGTGCAGTCAGAAATTAATATGCTGATGAAAGTAGCGGATGAAATGGGCTTTAAAGTAAACACGTTCACGCACATTCTGGAAGGCTACAAAGTGGCTGATAAAATGAAAGAGCATGGCGTTGGCGGCTCTACCTTTGGCGACTGGTGGGCTTATAAAATGGAGGTGAAAGATGCGATTCCGCAGAATGCGGGCATCATGAACCAGATGGGTATTGTAACAGCCATCAACTCTGATGATGCTGAGATGGCGCGCCGCCTGAACCAGGAGGCTGCTAAGTCTGTGAAGTATACAGGCATGAGTGAAGAAGACGCTCTGAAAATGGTGACGCTGAACCCAGCTAAACTCCTGCACCTCGACGACAGAATGGGTAGCATTAAGGAAGGCAAAGACGCTGACGTGGTGCTTTGGAACGATAACCCGCTGTCTATTTACGCTAAGCCTTTGAAGACTTTTGTGGATGGTGTTGCTTACTACGATGTGGAGCGCGACGAGCAGATGCGCCAGGACCTGGAGAAAGAGCGTATGCGCTTGGTGCAGAAAATGCTGAACGAAAAAACAGGCGGTGCTAAAACACAGGCCGTTAAGAGCAGCAAAGTGCACGTGGTGCATTGCGAAGACGTAGCGCATAACGAGGAAGAGTCATACTTCGCATATTAA
- a CDS encoding amidohydrolase family protein: MKIHKRYISALVALLFAVPVMAQVPAPAPKQSKPLLLKGATLHIGNGQVVENAAVGFDNGKITYAGPASGANLSGYHVVDVSGQHIYPGLIQPNAALGLNEVESVRATIDWREVGEMNPNVRSVIAYNTDSDIIPTVRANGVLMTQLTPVGGTISGSSSIVQLDAWNWEDAIVKADEGMHLNWPNMLIETGGRGDERLKRMTEEREKTMLELEKLFRDASVYKSGKHDSENLKLASMTGLFDGTQKLYIHANYGKEIIEGVNFAKKQGVKNIVVVGARDAFSVVDFLKANNVAVIYSGVHALPSRAEEDVDMPYKTPYLLHKAGVPFALDYDLAIHGIRNLPFIAGTAAAYGLDKEQALASVSLNTAKILGIDKQVGSVEVGKDATLVVSTGDLLDMRTNNVTHAYIQGRDVDLNNKQKYLYEKFENKYKAQQQQVPASATSSAGH, from the coding sequence ATGAAGATTCATAAAAGATATATTTCTGCTTTAGTGGCGCTGCTATTTGCAGTGCCAGTTATGGCACAGGTTCCGGCACCTGCCCCTAAACAAAGCAAGCCGTTGCTGTTAAAAGGAGCTACCCTGCACATAGGCAACGGGCAAGTAGTAGAGAATGCTGCTGTAGGCTTTGATAATGGTAAAATTACGTATGCTGGCCCGGCAAGCGGTGCTAACCTGAGTGGCTACCATGTGGTGGATGTATCTGGGCAACACATTTACCCAGGCCTGATTCAGCCAAACGCAGCCCTTGGTCTGAACGAGGTAGAGAGTGTACGCGCTACCATTGACTGGCGCGAAGTAGGGGAGATGAACCCGAACGTGCGTTCTGTTATAGCCTACAACACTGACTCCGATATAATCCCAACAGTAAGAGCGAACGGAGTATTGATGACGCAGCTTACACCAGTTGGCGGTACTATTTCTGGCTCATCTTCTATCGTGCAGCTGGATGCTTGGAACTGGGAAGATGCCATTGTGAAGGCTGATGAGGGCATGCACCTGAACTGGCCGAACATGCTGATTGAAACCGGAGGCCGTGGCGATGAACGCCTGAAGCGTATGACGGAGGAGCGTGAGAAAACGATGCTGGAGCTGGAAAAGCTTTTCCGTGATGCCTCTGTTTACAAATCGGGCAAACACGACAGCGAGAACCTGAAATTAGCCTCTATGACTGGCTTGTTCGACGGCACGCAAAAGTTATACATCCACGCCAACTATGGTAAGGAAATCATAGAAGGAGTGAACTTTGCCAAAAAGCAAGGTGTGAAGAACATTGTGGTAGTTGGTGCCCGCGATGCCTTTTCTGTAGTTGACTTCCTGAAAGCAAATAACGTTGCCGTGATTTACTCAGGCGTACATGCTTTGCCGTCTCGTGCGGAGGAGGATGTGGATATGCCGTACAAAACGCCTTACCTGCTGCACAAGGCTGGTGTTCCGTTTGCGCTGGATTATGACCTGGCTATACATGGTATCCGTAACCTGCCTTTTATAGCAGGCACTGCTGCTGCTTACGGCTTAGATAAAGAGCAGGCTTTAGCATCTGTTTCACTGAACACGGCTAAAATTTTAGGTATAGACAAGCAGGTTGGCTCTGTAGAAGTTGGTAAAGATGCCACGTTGGTTGTATCAACCGGCGACCTGCTGGATATGCGAACCAACAATGTAACGCATGCCTACATACAAGGCCGTGATGTGGACCTGAACAACAAGCAGAAGTACCTGTACGAGAAGTTCGAAAACAAGTATAAAGCGCAGCAACAGCAAGTGCCAGCCAGTGCTACCTCATCTGCAGGGCACTAA
- a CDS encoding amidophosphoribosyltransferase — protein MSDAIKHECGIALIRLRKPISYYAEKYGTPMYGINKLYLLMQKQHNRGQDGAGVASIKINALPGIDYISRFRSVKTRAIDSIFGKIGKEYKGLQEAYPERAEDVEWVWENMPFLGDVYLGHLRYGTHGLNSVDNCHPMVRENNWRSRSLAVAGNFNMTNVDEQFNKLLDLGQHPKHKSDTITVLEKIGHFLDEENQRLFDYYKKGDYTNKEITQLIEQNLDMQRVLKRAGKDFDGGYAMAGLTGFGASFVMRDPNGIRPAYYYMDEEVVVVASEKPAIKTAFGIDYSEIKEISPGHALIIDKAGNPELKEVVEPREKLSCSFERIYFSRGNDPEIYTERKNMGRRLCPQILEAVNYDLKNTVFSYIPNTAETSWLGMMKGIENYLRDYRKKAILNQSLSEEQLDEILQFKPRAEKLVIKDAKLRTFITDNDSRDDLVTHVYDTTYEVVKKGVDTLVVLDDSIVRGTTLEKSIIKMLDKLEPKKIIIVSCAPQIRYPDCYGIDMSRMKEFVAFRALLGLLKDTGQWDKLQETYNKCLAAAGTPAFKQTNYVQELYDLFTHYELADKVAEIVKAPEVKAEVQVIYQTIEDLHEACPSHKGDWYFTGNYPTPGGTGVVNRAFMNFVENKSGRAY, from the coding sequence ATGAGCGACGCAATAAAGCACGAATGTGGTATAGCCCTGATCAGGCTCAGAAAACCAATCTCCTACTACGCTGAGAAGTATGGCACACCGATGTACGGCATCAATAAGCTGTATTTGCTGATGCAGAAGCAGCACAACCGCGGCCAGGACGGGGCGGGAGTTGCCAGCATCAAAATCAATGCGTTGCCGGGCATCGACTACATCAGCCGGTTCCGCTCCGTAAAGACCCGTGCCATCGACAGTATCTTCGGCAAGATCGGGAAGGAGTATAAAGGCCTGCAGGAGGCTTACCCCGAAAGAGCGGAAGACGTGGAGTGGGTGTGGGAGAACATGCCTTTCCTGGGCGATGTGTACCTGGGCCACCTGCGCTACGGTACCCACGGCCTTAACAGCGTGGATAACTGCCACCCGATGGTGCGCGAGAACAACTGGCGCAGCCGCAGCCTGGCCGTGGCCGGTAACTTCAACATGACCAACGTGGATGAGCAGTTCAACAAACTGCTGGACCTGGGGCAGCACCCGAAGCACAAATCAGACACCATTACGGTGCTGGAGAAGATCGGCCACTTCCTGGACGAGGAGAACCAGCGCCTCTTCGACTACTATAAAAAAGGCGACTATACCAACAAGGAGATCACGCAGCTGATTGAGCAGAATCTGGACATGCAGCGTGTGCTCAAGCGGGCTGGCAAAGACTTCGACGGGGGCTATGCCATGGCTGGCCTGACGGGCTTTGGCGCCTCTTTCGTGATGCGCGACCCGAACGGTATCCGGCCTGCCTACTATTACATGGATGAGGAGGTCGTGGTTGTTGCGTCCGAGAAGCCTGCGATCAAAACGGCCTTCGGTATTGATTACAGCGAGATCAAGGAGATTAGCCCCGGCCATGCCCTGATCATTGACAAAGCCGGTAACCCGGAGCTGAAGGAGGTTGTGGAGCCCCGCGAGAAACTGTCGTGCAGCTTTGAGCGCATTTATTTCTCCCGCGGCAACGATCCGGAGATTTACACGGAGCGCAAGAACATGGGCCGGCGCCTTTGTCCGCAAATTCTGGAGGCTGTTAACTACGACCTCAAGAACACGGTTTTCTCCTACATCCCGAACACAGCCGAGACATCATGGCTGGGCATGATGAAGGGCATCGAAAACTACCTGCGCGACTACCGCAAAAAAGCCATTCTGAACCAGAGCCTGTCGGAGGAGCAGCTCGACGAGATTCTACAGTTCAAGCCGCGCGCCGAGAAACTGGTGATTAAGGATGCCAAACTGCGCACCTTTATTACCGACAACGACAGCCGCGACGACCTGGTGACGCACGTGTACGACACGACGTATGAGGTAGTGAAGAAAGGCGTGGATACGCTGGTGGTACTCGATGACTCTATCGTGCGCGGCACTACCCTGGAGAAAAGCATTATTAAGATGCTGGACAAGCTGGAGCCGAAGAAGATTATCATCGTATCGTGTGCCCCGCAAATCCGCTACCCGGACTGCTACGGCATTGATATGTCCCGCATGAAGGAGTTTGTGGCTTTCAGGGCACTGCTGGGCTTGCTGAAAGACACAGGTCAATGGGATAAACTGCAGGAAACCTACAACAAGTGCCTTGCCGCCGCCGGCACCCCGGCCTTCAAGCAGACCAACTATGTGCAGGAGCTGTACGACCTGTTCACGCACTATGAGCTGGCGGATAAAGTGGCCGAGATCGTGAAGGCACCGGAGGTGAAAGCCGAGGTACAGGTGATCTACCAAACCATCGAAGACCTGCACGAGGCATGCCCGAGCCACAAAGGCGACTGGTACTTTACCGGCAATTACCCAACACCGGGCGGTACAGGCGTAGTAAACAGAGCCTTCATGAACTTTGTGGAGAACAAGTCTGGAAGGGCTTATTAA
- a CDS encoding YeiH family protein → MPLTKNRPSLLLQKAAFILAAILILFSPWFSSPEALALGLFVGLVLGNPFQEWSDAASKYVLQAAVVGLGFGIDLYQVAETGLRGLLYTAVSLTVTMALGFLLGKLLHTAPKLTHLISSGTAICGGSAIAAVAPAIKASAQEISVSLGVVFILNAVALFVFPAVGHALGMTQQQFGTWAAIAIHDTSSVVGAASKYGPEALQLATTLKLTRALWIVPLVLVSGMAFKAGGAKVSVPLFILLFVLASVLVTFVPAVPAIAPPILFAAKKGLLLSLFLIGANLNRNTLRSISARPFYHGVILWVLVAAGSLGAIVLL, encoded by the coding sequence ATGCCCCTGACGAAGAACCGCCCTTCTCTCCTGCTCCAAAAAGCGGCTTTTATACTTGCTGCCATTCTCATACTTTTCTCCCCGTGGTTTAGCTCCCCTGAAGCACTTGCGCTCGGGCTGTTTGTCGGGCTTGTACTGGGAAACCCTTTTCAGGAGTGGTCTGATGCGGCCTCCAAGTATGTGCTGCAGGCAGCGGTGGTTGGTTTAGGCTTCGGCATTGATCTTTACCAGGTTGCCGAAACCGGCCTGCGTGGCCTTCTTTACACAGCTGTCTCGCTCACGGTAACCATGGCCCTTGGTTTTTTGCTGGGCAAGCTGTTGCACACAGCCCCTAAGCTCACACATTTGATATCGTCGGGCACCGCCATTTGCGGCGGAAGCGCCATTGCGGCCGTGGCCCCGGCTATAAAGGCAAGCGCACAGGAAATCTCTGTTTCGTTAGGCGTGGTGTTTATCCTGAACGCGGTGGCGCTGTTCGTTTTCCCGGCCGTAGGCCATGCCCTCGGGATGACGCAGCAGCAGTTTGGCACCTGGGCCGCCATTGCCATCCATGACACCAGCTCTGTTGTAGGCGCTGCCTCCAAGTACGGCCCGGAGGCGCTGCAACTTGCCACCACCCTCAAACTGACGCGCGCGCTCTGGATCGTGCCGCTGGTCCTGGTGTCGGGTATGGCTTTTAAGGCGGGCGGCGCCAAGGTAAGCGTGCCGCTGTTTATCCTGCTGTTTGTACTTGCCTCTGTGCTTGTCACTTTTGTACCTGCCGTGCCGGCCATTGCACCGCCGATACTTTTCGCCGCTAAAAAAGGCCTGCTGCTTTCGCTCTTCCTCATTGGCGCCAACCTTAACCGCAACACGCTCCGCAGTATCAGTGCCCGGCCCTTTTACCATGGAGTTATACTCTGGGTGTTGGTTGCTGCGGGTTCTCTGGGCGCGATTGTTCTACTGTAG
- a CDS encoding PDZ domain-containing protein, whose translation MKKLSAALGLLALLSLAPNAEAAKGPELTYSVNLNDRADDRFKVALEVKGLSATNNIFQFASTAPGTYQTMDIGRFVHEFKAYDKKGRELEVKQVSTNQWELSKPEKVRKITYQISETWDTPVKENKIYGMCGTSLEQDHALINGQGVFGYLQGLQAQPMRIKLEHPQEWLVGTALAKDAKGYYTANSYDHIVDSPILLGNLTKAETNYEGTTIDIYTYSKTGKIKSEDLLQNMTTMLGAAHKFVVDFPVDRYTFLYHFEDASWGAWEHSYSSEYVMKEQNLTPAYAQHLTDIAAHEFFHIITPLNIHSEVIERFNFVKPTPSQHLWLYEGTTEWASDMMQLRGGMMDLTAYLDDQREKLTIDEQMDKNYSLLKLALTSYTPEGQQQYGNIYMRGAVVATLLDIRLLELSDGKRGLREVINELSKEYGPNKAFPENEFFDVFAVKTYPEIGDFFNRYVKNAEQLPLAEYYSKLGIDYVASEKTGKKTKALGYTFAVPDGKLRLVKVEGAAQQFGLLEGDALVALNGSEITLQNASQELPKLVALNPGDAYTLTVERSGKNVELQVKILEQEAELKHQFKVNEEASPKQLALRQAWMKNM comes from the coding sequence ATGAAGAAACTATCTGCAGCACTTGGCCTGTTAGCCCTACTTTCGCTGGCACCCAATGCAGAGGCTGCCAAAGGCCCTGAACTTACTTACAGCGTAAACTTAAACGACCGTGCTGACGACCGTTTTAAAGTAGCACTGGAAGTAAAAGGCCTGAGCGCCACCAACAACATTTTTCAGTTTGCCTCAACAGCACCCGGCACTTACCAAACCATGGACATTGGCCGCTTTGTGCATGAGTTTAAGGCCTACGACAAGAAAGGCCGTGAACTGGAAGTAAAGCAGGTAAGCACGAACCAATGGGAACTGAGCAAGCCAGAGAAAGTACGTAAAATCACATACCAGATTTCTGAAACCTGGGACACCCCTGTTAAAGAAAACAAGATTTACGGCATGTGCGGTACCTCTCTGGAGCAGGACCATGCTTTGATTAACGGGCAAGGTGTGTTTGGCTACTTGCAAGGCTTACAGGCACAACCCATGCGCATCAAATTAGAGCACCCGCAGGAATGGCTGGTAGGTACAGCATTGGCAAAAGACGCCAAAGGTTACTACACAGCCAACAGCTATGACCATATCGTGGATTCGCCAATCCTACTGGGCAACCTGACCAAGGCCGAAACCAATTACGAAGGCACCACCATCGATATTTATACTTACTCTAAAACAGGTAAAATAAAGTCTGAAGACCTGCTGCAGAATATGACAACCATGCTGGGTGCTGCCCATAAGTTTGTGGTTGATTTTCCGGTAGACCGCTATACTTTCCTGTATCATTTTGAGGATGCATCCTGGGGAGCATGGGAGCACTCTTACAGCTCAGAGTATGTGATGAAGGAGCAGAATTTAACGCCTGCTTATGCACAGCATCTGACAGATATCGCTGCGCATGAATTCTTCCATATCATTACGCCGCTCAACATTCATTCAGAAGTTATTGAGCGCTTCAACTTTGTGAAGCCAACGCCATCGCAGCATTTGTGGCTATACGAAGGCACTACCGAATGGGCTTCTGACATGATGCAGCTACGTGGCGGCATGATGGACCTTACTGCTTACCTTGACGACCAGCGTGAAAAGCTGACGATAGATGAGCAGATGGATAAAAACTATAGCTTGCTGAAGCTAGCGCTTACTTCTTATACCCCCGAAGGGCAGCAGCAGTACGGCAACATTTACATGCGTGGTGCAGTAGTAGCCACTTTGCTAGATATCCGTTTGCTAGAGTTGTCTGATGGCAAGCGTGGGCTGCGTGAAGTAATCAATGAGCTGTCTAAAGAGTATGGCCCTAACAAGGCTTTCCCTGAGAATGAATTCTTCGATGTATTTGCCGTCAAAACCTACCCAGAAATAGGTGACTTCTTTAACCGCTATGTTAAGAATGCAGAGCAGCTTCCGTTAGCCGAGTACTACAGCAAACTAGGCATTGACTATGTTGCTTCTGAAAAAACAGGTAAAAAAACAAAAGCATTAGGCTATACTTTCGCTGTGCCAGATGGAAAGCTTCGCCTGGTAAAAGTAGAAGGAGCCGCGCAACAGTTTGGCCTGCTGGAAGGAGATGCCTTGGTAGCACTAAACGGAAGCGAAATCACGCTACAGAATGCAAGCCAGGAGCTGCCAAAACTCGTTGCCCTGAACCCCGGCGACGCTTATACTTTAACGGTAGAGCGCAGCGGTAAAAATGTAGAACTGCAAGTAAAAATACTGGAGCAGGAAGCCGAGCTGAAGCACCAGTTTAAAGTGAATGAAGAGGCTTCGCCGAAGCAACTGGCCCTGCGCCAGGCCTGGATGAAGAATATGTAA
- a CDS encoding alkaline phosphatase D family protein, with the protein MQKKLFIKSYLGAVALSLLLLLAPELYATALGKGNAKSGNTRIAFGSCNSQAEPQPLWPSIVATNPDLWVWLGDNIYADTHNMDTLAAKYGKQLQHPGYQALLQTTPITGTWDDHDFGYNDAGKEFEKKAESQQHFFNFMGVPDTAAVRKQEGVFRSYTIGEGEQKVKIFLLDVRYHRDKFNRLFGLYLPNFGGDVLGEAQWQWLEKELKSSDAKINLIASGMQILPNGHAYSSWSAFPKARKRLLHLIEATHPANPILLSGDRHVGEIAKIELEGYEQPVFEITSSGMTHFRNPSKKGNKFRVGEQAGALNFGVLDINWGDEATKVTMQIRGLENKVLLEQKLVFEQKANPHAHL; encoded by the coding sequence ATGCAGAAAAAACTCTTTATTAAAAGCTATTTAGGTGCTGTGGCACTTTCTCTGTTACTGCTTTTGGCTCCAGAACTTTATGCTACTGCTCTGGGTAAGGGCAATGCAAAGTCAGGTAATACCCGAATAGCGTTCGGTTCCTGCAACAGCCAGGCAGAGCCTCAACCGCTGTGGCCGAGCATTGTGGCCACCAACCCCGACCTTTGGGTGTGGCTCGGAGACAATATCTATGCTGATACCCATAACATGGATACTTTGGCTGCCAAATATGGCAAGCAGCTCCAGCACCCCGGCTACCAGGCACTACTTCAAACTACCCCTATAACCGGCACCTGGGACGATCATGATTTTGGCTATAACGATGCTGGTAAAGAGTTCGAAAAGAAAGCGGAAAGCCAGCAGCACTTCTTCAATTTTATGGGTGTGCCTGACACAGCAGCTGTACGAAAACAGGAGGGCGTATTCCGCAGCTACACGATAGGAGAAGGTGAGCAAAAGGTTAAGATATTTCTGCTGGATGTCCGTTACCACCGCGATAAGTTTAACAGGCTGTTTGGTCTTTACCTGCCTAACTTTGGCGGCGATGTGCTAGGAGAGGCTCAGTGGCAATGGCTGGAAAAAGAACTGAAGAGCAGCGATGCTAAGATTAACTTGATAGCAAGTGGTATGCAGATTTTACCAAATGGCCACGCATATTCCAGTTGGTCAGCCTTCCCGAAGGCTCGTAAACGCCTCCTGCACCTAATCGAAGCCACACATCCTGCTAATCCTATCCTGCTCTCCGGCGACAGACACGTAGGCGAAATAGCCAAGATAGAGCTGGAAGGTTACGAGCAACCTGTGTTTGAAATAACGTCCAGCGGCATGACCCACTTCCGTAACCCAAGTAAAAAAGGAAACAAGTTTAGAGTAGGCGAACAGGCCGGAGCGTTGAATTTTGGAGTACTGGATATAAACTGGGGCGACGAAGCCACCAAGGTGACTATGCAAATAAGAGGCTTGGAAAATAAAGTGTTGCTGGAACAGAAACTGGTATTCGAGCAAAAAGCAAATCCGCACGCACACCTCTAG